The Urocitellus parryii isolate mUroPar1 chromosome 6, mUroPar1.hap1, whole genome shotgun sequence genome includes a window with the following:
- the LOC113176192 gene encoding olfactory receptor 4Q2: protein MDENQTEGVKEFALAGFSENSSIEAGLFLLFLFFYVSTWVGNVLIMVTVASDNYLNSSPMYFLLGNLSFLDLCYSTVTTPKLLADFLDNKKLIPYNQCIVQLFFLHFVGAAEMFLLTVMAYDRYVAICRPLHYTTVMSRGLCCVLVVASWMGGFVHSTVQTILTIRLPFCGPNQVDNFFCDVPPVIKLACADTFVIELLMVSNSGLISTSSFVVLICSYTTILVKIRSKEGRRKALSTCASHLMVVTLFFGPCIFIYARPFSTFSVDKMVSVLYNVITPMLNPLIYTLRNKEVKSAMRKLWDRSRLWKK from the coding sequence ATGGATGAAAACCAAACAGAAGGGGTGAAAGAGTTTGCTCTGGCAGGATTCTCAGAAAATTCATCTATTGAGGCAGggctatttttattattccttttcttttatgtgtCCACATGGGTAGGCAATGTCCTCATCATGGTGACAGTGGCCTCTGATAACTACCTAAATTCATCGCCTATGTACTTCCTTCTTGGTAACCTCTCATTCCTTGATCTGTGCTATTCAACAGTAACAACCCCTAAGCTTCTGGCTGACTTCCTTGATAATAAAAAGCTCATTCCCTACAACCAGTGCATTGTGCAACTCTTCTTCCTGCATTTTGTAGGGGCAGCTGAAATGTTCCTGCTCACAGTGATGGCTTATGATCGCTATGTAGCAATCTGTCGCCCTCTGCACTATACTACAGTCATGAGTCGGGGTCTGTGCTGCGTGTTGGTGGTTGCCTCATGGATGGGAGGATTTGTGCACTCCACTGTCCAGACCATCCTCACCATCCGTTTACCCTTTTGTGGGCCAAACCAGGTGGATAACTTCTTCTGTGATGTCCCCCCTGTCATCAAACTTGCATGTGCAGACACCTTTGTCATTGAACTTCTCATGGTATCTAACAGTGGGTTGATATCAACCAGCTCCTTTGTGGTGCTGATTTGTTCCTACACCACTATCCTGGTTAAGATTCGctccaaggaaggaaggagaaaagctCTCTCCACCTGTGCATCCCACCTCATGGTGGTAACACTCTTTTTTGGACCCTGTATTTTCATCTACGCCCGCCCTTTCTCCACTTTTTCCGTGGACAAGATGGTATCTGTACTCTACAATGTCATTACCCCCATGCTAAACCCCCTCATCTACACACTTCGGAACAAAGAGGTCAAGTCTGCCATGCGAAAGCTGTGGGATAGGAGTAGACTTTGGAAAAAATAG